A stretch of Lysinibacillus agricola DNA encodes these proteins:
- the gatB gene encoding Asp-tRNA(Asn)/Glu-tRNA(Gln) amidotransferase subunit GatB, translating into MNFETVIGLEVHVELKTNSKIFSPAPAHFGAEPNTNTTVIDLGYPGVLPVLNKNVVDFAMRAALALNMEIEQETKFDRKNYFYPDNPKAYQISQFDKPIGKNGWVDIEVDGYTKRIGITRLHMEEDAGKLSHSGDHSLVDFNRQGTPLVEIVSEPDIRTPNEAYAYLEKVKSIIQYADVSDCKMEEGSLRCDANISIRPYGQEEFGTKTELKNLNSFNYVRRGLEHEELRQADVLLSGGEIEQETRRFDEKTGKTILMRIKEGTDDYRYFPEPDLVRLSIDDEWLERVKSEIPELPDARKKRYVEELGLTPYDAGVLVISKEISDFFEAMVVKGADAKLSANWLMGDVSAYLNAEQKDLKDTALTPENLAEMVKLITDGTISSKIGKKVFAELVEKGGSAQEIVKAKGLVQISDEGALLAIVTEVLDNNAQSIEDFKNGKDRAIGFLVGQIMKATKGQANPPMVNKLLQQEIAKR; encoded by the coding sequence ATGAACTTTGAAACAGTCATTGGTTTAGAAGTACACGTTGAGTTAAAAACAAACTCAAAAATCTTCTCACCAGCACCAGCTCACTTCGGTGCTGAACCAAATACAAATACTACAGTTATCGACCTAGGCTATCCTGGTGTCCTTCCTGTACTTAATAAAAATGTTGTAGATTTCGCAATGCGTGCAGCACTTGCATTAAACATGGAAATCGAACAAGAAACTAAATTTGACCGTAAAAACTACTTCTATCCAGATAATCCGAAAGCTTATCAAATTTCTCAATTCGACAAGCCAATCGGTAAAAACGGCTGGGTTGATATCGAAGTAGATGGTTACACAAAACGTATCGGTATTACACGACTTCATATGGAAGAAGATGCTGGTAAACTGTCTCACAGTGGCGACCACTCTTTAGTTGACTTTAACCGTCAAGGTACACCACTTGTAGAAATCGTTTCTGAGCCAGATATTCGCACACCAAACGAAGCGTATGCGTATCTTGAAAAAGTAAAATCAATCATCCAATATGCAGATGTTTCAGACTGTAAAATGGAAGAGGGATCTTTACGTTGTGATGCCAACATCTCAATCCGCCCATATGGTCAAGAGGAATTCGGTACGAAAACAGAGCTTAAAAACCTTAACTCTTTCAACTATGTTCGCCGTGGTTTAGAGCACGAGGAATTACGCCAAGCAGATGTCCTTCTTTCAGGTGGGGAAATTGAGCAAGAAACTCGTCGCTTCGATGAAAAAACAGGTAAAACAATTCTTATGCGTATTAAAGAGGGAACAGACGACTATCGTTACTTCCCAGAGCCAGACTTAGTTCGTCTATCAATCGATGATGAATGGTTAGAGCGAGTAAAATCAGAAATTCCAGAGCTTCCAGATGCTCGTAAAAAACGCTATGTTGAGGAATTAGGCTTAACACCATATGATGCAGGAGTTCTTGTTATTTCAAAAGAAATCTCAGACTTCTTCGAGGCTATGGTAGTTAAAGGTGCGGATGCAAAACTTTCAGCAAACTGGCTTATGGGTGATGTTTCTGCATACTTAAATGCAGAACAAAAAGACCTTAAAGATACTGCATTAACACCAGAAAACCTTGCGGAAATGGTGAAATTAATCACTGATGGTACAATTTCTTCTAAAATCGGTAAAAAAGTATTTGCTGAATTAGTAGAAAAAGGCGGTTCTGCACAAGAGATCGTTAAAGCAAAAGGTTTAGTTCAAATTTCTGATGAAGGTGCATTACTTGCTATCGTTACAGAAGTTCTAGACAACAATGCACAATCAATCGAAGACTTCAAAAACGGTAAGGATCGCGCTATCGGCTTCTTAGTTGGTCAAATTATGAAAGCAACTAAAGGTCAAGCGAACCCACCAATGGTCAATAAATTATTACAACAAGAAATTGCAAAACGTTAA
- the ligA gene encoding NAD-dependent DNA ligase LigA: protein MNEIEQRIAELNKLLHEYGHAYYVLDKPVVADSVYDQLLHELIALEEANPSLIYPDSPTQRVGGAVVEGFKKVTHDYPMLSLSNAFNEEDLREFDRKVRQAIGDNFSYVCELKIDGLAISLKYENGVFVQGATRGDGVVGEDITANLKTIRAIPLRLKEPIAIEVRGEAYMPKKSFEKLNAQRTENGEELFANPRNAAAGSLRQLDPKIAASRQLSTFIYAIGGDGEAYGIDGHAEMLDYLEGLGFPSNKERQRCSTIEEVLAFIEKWTEDRPNLAYEIDGIVIKVDRYAQQDELGYTAKSPRWAIAYKFPAEEVVTTLLDIDLTVGRTGVVTPTAILSPVQVAGTTVQRASLHNEDLIRDKDIRLGDTVIIRKAGDIIPQVVGVLLEQRPEDSVPYVMPENCPVCESELIRIEGEVALRCVNPACFAQIAESIKYFVSRNAMNIDGLGDKVVEQFLRADLIHDVSDLYHLTVEQLVELERMGEKSATNLVNAIQASKENSMERLLIGLGIRHVGEKAAKIVSEEFGTMEAVMAATEEQLVEIYEIGDKMASSLVEYFSNEDACAVIGRLAEVGVNMTYKGKKIEVAVGDNPFAGKTIVLTGKLEQLTRNEAKAKIEELGGIVTGSVSKKTDLVIAGADAGSKLTKAEQLGIEVWNEDRLIEQFNLVQ from the coding sequence ATGAACGAAATAGAACAGCGTATTGCGGAGTTAAATAAATTATTGCATGAATACGGTCACGCCTATTACGTGTTGGATAAACCGGTCGTAGCAGATAGTGTTTATGACCAATTATTACATGAACTTATTGCTTTAGAGGAAGCAAATCCTTCACTAATTTACCCAGATTCACCGACACAGCGTGTTGGCGGAGCAGTGGTAGAGGGCTTTAAAAAAGTGACTCACGATTACCCTATGCTAAGTCTATCAAACGCTTTTAATGAAGAAGATTTACGTGAATTTGATCGTAAAGTGCGTCAAGCAATCGGTGATAACTTTTCTTATGTTTGCGAGTTAAAAATAGATGGTCTTGCGATTTCTTTAAAATACGAAAATGGAGTTTTTGTACAAGGGGCAACGCGAGGAGACGGTGTTGTAGGGGAAGATATTACAGCAAATTTAAAAACGATTCGAGCAATACCTCTTCGATTAAAGGAACCGATCGCAATAGAAGTACGTGGTGAGGCGTATATGCCTAAAAAATCATTTGAAAAATTGAATGCCCAACGTACTGAAAACGGAGAAGAATTATTTGCTAATCCGCGAAATGCGGCTGCTGGCTCTTTACGCCAGTTAGACCCTAAAATTGCAGCGAGTCGTCAGCTATCAACCTTTATTTATGCAATTGGGGGAGATGGTGAGGCATATGGTATTGACGGCCACGCAGAGATGCTCGATTATTTAGAGGGACTAGGCTTCCCATCAAATAAAGAGCGTCAACGCTGCTCAACGATTGAGGAGGTACTAGCATTCATCGAAAAATGGACTGAAGATCGTCCGAATTTAGCCTATGAAATTGACGGTATTGTTATTAAGGTGGATCGCTATGCACAGCAGGATGAACTTGGTTATACGGCAAAGAGTCCACGTTGGGCAATTGCTTATAAATTCCCTGCTGAGGAAGTAGTCACAACATTACTTGATATTGATTTAACGGTTGGGCGTACAGGGGTTGTTACACCAACTGCTATTTTATCGCCTGTTCAAGTGGCAGGTACGACGGTTCAACGTGCATCTTTACACAATGAGGATTTAATTCGAGATAAAGATATTCGACTAGGAGATACAGTCATTATCCGAAAAGCCGGAGACATTATTCCACAAGTTGTAGGTGTACTACTGGAGCAGCGCCCTGAGGACTCAGTTCCCTACGTAATGCCCGAAAATTGTCCTGTTTGTGAGAGCGAACTTATTCGTATTGAAGGAGAAGTAGCATTACGTTGTGTAAATCCTGCATGTTTTGCACAAATTGCGGAGAGCATTAAATATTTTGTATCGCGTAATGCTATGAATATTGATGGTCTTGGTGATAAGGTCGTTGAGCAGTTTTTACGTGCAGATTTAATTCATGATGTCTCTGATTTGTATCACTTAACTGTAGAACAACTAGTCGAACTTGAGCGTATGGGTGAAAAATCAGCGACGAATTTAGTAAATGCTATTCAGGCTTCCAAGGAAAATTCGATGGAACGTTTACTAATTGGACTAGGTATACGACACGTTGGTGAAAAGGCAGCGAAAATTGTTTCAGAGGAGTTTGGAACGATGGAAGCTGTGATGGCAGCAACAGAGGAGCAGCTAGTGGAAATTTATGAGATTGGTGATAAGATGGCTTCATCGCTTGTCGAGTATTTTTCAAACGAGGATGCATGTGCAGTCATTGGCCGCCTTGCCGAAGTAGGCGTCAATATGACATATAAAGGTAAAAAGATAGAGGTAGCTGTAGGAGATAATCCTTTTGCAGGTAAAACAATTGTATTAACTGGTAAACTTGAGCAATTGACACGTAACGAAGCAAAAGCGAAAATAGAAGAGTTAGGTGGTATTGTTACAGGCAGTGTCAGCAAAAAAACTGATCTTGTCATTGCAGGAGCAGATGCGGGTTCTAAACTAACAAAAGCCGAGCAGTTAGGGATTGAAGTTTGGAATGAAGATCGCCTGATCGAACAATTTAACCTTGTCCAATAA
- the gatC gene encoding Asp-tRNA(Asn)/Glu-tRNA(Gln) amidotransferase subunit GatC — MAKLTKEEVKHVANLARLAITEEEAEKFAEQLGKITDFAEQLNELDTTNVEPTTHVLPLVNVMREDVATKGLDREVMMLNVKEQEDGQVKVPAIM, encoded by the coding sequence ATGGCGAAATTAACAAAAGAAGAAGTTAAGCACGTGGCAAATTTAGCACGTCTTGCAATTACAGAAGAGGAAGCAGAGAAATTTGCTGAACAGCTTGGTAAAATTACGGACTTCGCAGAGCAATTAAACGAGTTAGATACAACGAATGTTGAACCAACAACTCACGTTTTACCACTAGTAAACGTAATGCGTGAAGATGTGGCAACAAAAGGCTTAGACCGTGAAGTAATGATGTTAAACGTAAAAGAACAAGAAGATGGTCAAGTAAAAGTACCAGCTATCATGTAA
- the gatA gene encoding Asp-tRNA(Asn)/Glu-tRNA(Gln) amidotransferase subunit GatA gives MTLFERSAKELQADIKAGKLTIADLTKEAYERVAKLDGDVQAFLASNEEKATAQAAEMDKVPFEERGPLFGLPIGVKDNIVTEGLETTCASKILEGFMPIYDATVVNKLREAGMVTIGKLNMDEFAMGSSNENSYYKTTKNPWNLNHVPGGSSGASAAAVAAGEVPFSLGSDTGGSIRQPAAYCGVVGMKPTYGRVSRFGLVAFASSLDQIGPITRNVEDNALLLEAIAGLDANDSTSADVEVPNYAAALTGDVKGLRIAVPKEFLGEGVGEAARQSVLEALEVLKGLGATVEEVSLPHSKYALAAYYILSSSEASSNLSRFDGIRYGFRAENVNNLMDLYKETRAQGFGDEVKRRIMLGTYSLSAGTYDAYYKKAQQARTLIKADYDKVFEDFDVIIGPTSPTPAFKIGENVDDPMTMYANDILTIPMNLAGVPAISIPCGIENGLPLGLQIIGKYFDEATIYRVAHAFEQATEFHKQVPQIWEGK, from the coding sequence ATGACGTTATTTGAACGTTCAGCAAAGGAGCTACAAGCTGACATTAAAGCGGGTAAGCTAACAATCGCTGATTTAACAAAAGAAGCATACGAACGTGTGGCGAAGCTTGACGGCGATGTACAAGCTTTCCTTGCTTCAAACGAAGAAAAAGCAACTGCACAAGCAGCAGAAATGGACAAAGTGCCATTTGAAGAGCGTGGACCACTTTTCGGTCTTCCTATCGGTGTGAAGGACAACATCGTTACAGAAGGCTTAGAAACAACTTGTGCTTCTAAAATTTTAGAAGGCTTTATGCCAATTTACGATGCAACAGTAGTTAACAAGCTACGTGAAGCCGGTATGGTTACTATCGGTAAATTAAACATGGACGAGTTTGCAATGGGTTCTTCAAATGAAAACTCATATTATAAAACAACAAAAAATCCATGGAACTTAAACCACGTACCAGGTGGATCTTCAGGTGCGTCTGCAGCAGCAGTTGCAGCAGGAGAAGTTCCATTTTCACTTGGTTCTGATACAGGTGGTTCAATCCGTCAACCAGCAGCTTATTGCGGTGTTGTAGGGATGAAGCCTACATATGGTCGTGTATCTCGCTTTGGTCTAGTTGCCTTTGCATCTTCTTTAGATCAAATCGGGCCTATCACTCGTAATGTTGAAGACAACGCTCTTTTACTTGAAGCAATTGCAGGATTAGATGCAAACGATTCAACTTCTGCAGACGTAGAAGTACCAAACTACGCAGCAGCCCTTACAGGTGACGTAAAAGGCTTACGTATCGCTGTGCCAAAAGAATTCCTTGGTGAAGGTGTTGGCGAAGCAGCACGCCAATCAGTGCTTGAAGCATTAGAAGTATTAAAAGGCTTAGGTGCTACAGTAGAAGAAGTATCACTTCCTCATTCGAAATATGCACTTGCAGCATACTATATCCTTTCTTCTTCAGAAGCGTCTTCTAACCTTTCTCGTTTTGACGGGATCCGTTATGGTTTCCGCGCAGAAAATGTTAATAATTTGATGGACCTTTATAAAGAAACACGTGCACAAGGCTTTGGCGATGAAGTAAAACGTCGTATCATGCTTGGTACTTACTCGCTAAGTGCAGGTACGTATGATGCTTACTACAAAAAAGCTCAACAAGCACGTACGCTTATCAAAGCAGACTATGACAAAGTATTTGAAGACTTTGACGTAATCATTGGACCAACTTCTCCAACACCAGCATTTAAAATTGGTGAAAACGTCGATGATCCAATGACGATGTATGCAAATGATATTTTAACGATTCCTATGAACTTAGCTGGTGTGCCAGCCATCTCAATCCCATGTGGTATTGAAAATGGTCTACCATTAGGCTTACAAATTATCGGTAAATACTTCGATGAAGCAACAATTTACCGTGTAGCTCATGCTTTCGAACAAGCAACAGAGTTCCATAAACAAGTTCCTCAAATTTGGGAGGGAAAATAA
- a CDS encoding CamS family sex pheromone protein, whose amino-acid sequence MKSFRLIPAIVAAAMLVGCVPSKEKETELTQETQQEKAETTIIPSIQIDESYYRALTPYKKSASRGLVVSNIYTKYDMKEVETGLMRLSQNEFDTKNYFFQEGQYLAESTVTNYLKRSSQVKEGLNPPTTDSMTPEERATKAPIYLSHIVEQNYLTKTDDNKVKLGGISIGLALNSIYYYQKEKYGEYYEEPISEAALVEQGKKMATEIVSRLRTRDELKDVPIVVGLFKQQARNDIIPGTYFNYGVAKAGQNDVTDWNAIDEEYVLFPTDESQDVYRDDSSNFKNFKQDVDKYFSNYTSVIGTGFYQNKKIQKLKIEIPIQFFGQAEITGFTQYLTGVLINQFDNTNVEVSVTAMNDPMALIIKKANEKEPYVHIYE is encoded by the coding sequence ATGAAGTCATTTCGACTCATTCCTGCAATTGTCGCTGCTGCAATGCTAGTCGGCTGTGTGCCTTCTAAAGAGAAGGAGACAGAGCTTACACAGGAGACGCAACAGGAAAAAGCGGAAACAACGATTATTCCAAGCATACAGATTGATGAATCATATTATAGAGCGCTAACTCCTTATAAAAAAAGTGCTAGCAGAGGATTAGTAGTTTCAAATATTTATACGAAATATGATATGAAGGAAGTTGAAACAGGTTTAATGCGTCTTTCTCAAAATGAGTTTGATACAAAAAACTACTTCTTCCAAGAAGGGCAATATTTAGCCGAAAGTACAGTAACCAATTACCTGAAGCGCAGTTCACAAGTTAAGGAGGGGTTAAATCCTCCAACGACGGACTCGATGACGCCAGAGGAACGTGCAACAAAGGCCCCAATCTATTTATCACATATTGTTGAGCAAAATTATTTAACAAAAACGGATGATAATAAAGTAAAATTAGGCGGTATTTCGATAGGACTTGCCTTAAACTCTATTTATTATTATCAAAAAGAGAAATATGGGGAATATTATGAGGAACCAATTTCAGAGGCAGCACTTGTCGAGCAAGGGAAGAAGATGGCTACGGAGATTGTGTCTCGCCTAAGAACTCGTGATGAATTAAAAGATGTACCGATTGTAGTAGGCTTGTTCAAGCAGCAGGCTCGCAATGACATTATTCCAGGGACGTATTTTAACTATGGTGTGGCCAAAGCTGGACAAAATGATGTAACTGATTGGAATGCTATTGATGAAGAGTATGTACTGTTCCCGACGGATGAATCACAGGATGTATATCGAGATGATAGCAGTAACTTTAAGAATTTCAAACAAGATGTAGATAAATATTTTTCTAACTATACTAGTGTGATAGGAACAGGCTTCTATCAAAATAAAAAAATTCAAAAGCTAAAAATCGAAATACCAATCCAATTCTTCGGTCAAGCTGAAATTACAGGCTTTACTCAATATTTAACAGGTGTTCTTATCAATCAATTCGATAACACCAACGTTGAAGTAAGTGTTACCGCGATGAACGATCCAATGGCATTAATCATTAAGAAAGCCAACGAAAAGGAACCATATGTGCATATCTATGAATAA